GCCACGAACAGGGCGATCGCATTTAAGCCCATAATTTCAAATGGTTTACTCCAGCGCCGAATTAGCCGCACTTCGATAAGTTCGTAACAAGCAGCGAGTAATAATAATGCCCAACCACTGGTAAACAAAACATAGGAACTCGTCCAGATTTTTTTGTTGATCGGGAATGTCCATCCCCAAGCCCAAGCAATAATTAAGCAACCAACGCCAAATAATCCCAATCCTATGCTCGTGCGTGATTGTACTGATTGGTTGCGTATCCAATTCCCGGTGAAGTAGCCAGCCAGGACACTAACGACAGCGGGAATTGTGCTGAATAGTCCTTCTGGATCTCCGAGGAAGTTGAAGCCATCGCCTTTATATAGATGGGCTGTGGGTATAATCAAGCGGTCAATATAAGCACCTAAATTCCCTTCCCGTGTCAAAACTCCCGCACCATAACCGGGAACTGGTACATACATCATTGTCAGCCAGTAGCCAATAAGTAAAACTCCTGCTAAGATCCATTGGCCTTTGCGCGGTAGCTTGAGAACTGTGAGGGAAGCAAATAAGTAACTCAAGCTGATGCGTTGCAAAACACCCATGATGCGGATGCTACTTAAATCAAAAGTCCAAACGCCTTTATTCCAAAAGCCATTGAGTAACAATCCCAAAGCAAAGAGAATTGCGGCGCGGCGCAGGATTCGCCAATAAACAGCCTTTGTGGGTTTGTTACCTTCAGTGTACTTTGACAACGAAAAAGTCATCGCCACACCGACAATGAACAGAAAAAAGGGAAATACTAAATCAGTTGGTGTGCAACCATTCCAGTCAGCATGGGCTAAGGGAGGATAGATATCATCTGTAACTCCGGCCATGTTGACGAGAATCATTCCAGCAATGGTAATACCGCGAAAAACATCAAGTGAGGTCAGGCGCATAGGCGGAATTTTTGATTTGAGGATCTAACAATACTCCTCCTGATGCAGACGAGCAAGGAAAGTTTTTAGACTAAGTGCAATAACCCAAGATCCTCGTAGGGGCGCAAGGCCTTGCGCCCCACTTGCGCCCCAAACTTGCGCCCCAAAAGCGTGGTCTATTTACCTGAAAATGGTTGTAAAATTTTGTAAAGAACTGTTGCATTTAAATTTTTAGTAACTATGACCGTTAAAGTTGGAGATACTGCGCCCAATTTCACTCTAACAGGCCAAAACGGCTCATCTGTAAGTCTCGAAGAGTTTCGCGGCAAAAATGCTGTTGTGCTGTACTTTTATCCCAAAGATGACACACCTGGATGTACGATTGAATCTTGCGCTTTTCGCGATCAGTATGAAGTGTTTAAAACCGCTGGGGCTGAAGTGATTGGTGTGAGTGGTGATTCACCGGAATCTCACCAAAAATTTGCGTCGAAGCATCAGCTACCATTTACCTTATTAAGTGACAAAGGCGACCAAGTGCGGAAGCTATATGGCGCCACCACGGCTTTTGGTTTTATCCCCGGTCGCGTTACTTATGTTATCGACCAACAGGGAGTGGTGCAATATGTTTTTGATTCGATGTTGAATTTTAAAGGTCACGTTGAGGAAGCGCTGAAAACTCTCCAAGCCCTGAAGAAGTAATGATTGGGGATTGGGGACTGGGGATTGGGGAAGAGTTTTTTCCTAGTCCCTAGTCCCGCGATTTCAAACTATTTGTTTAACCGGATAAATTTTTAGATACCCCTAAATCCACACGATATGATACCAGCTGTAGGGGCACGGCATTGCCGTGCCCCCACTCGCTCCTACATGTGTCAGCGTTTTAGTGGTATTGTATAAGACTTTGAAATCGCGGGACTAGCCCCTAGTCCCTAGTCCCTAGTCTCTAGTCCCTATTTATGATGGGACTTTTCTGCCATGATCATATTAGCCTGGACTGCCTTACCATTCTTGCCGTTGGTATGACCGTTGGTATGTCCATTATTATGACGGGGTTGAATGACACCGTAACCGCCGTGGTTACGTTCGTAAATGACGTTAATTTCGCCAGTTTCGGAATTTTGGAACATATAAAAGTCATGTCCTACTAGTTGTAGCTGTTCTAAGGCTTCTGTTAGAGTCATCGGTGGCATGGAAAAATACTTAGTACGCACGACTTCACTGGGAAGTTCGGGAGTGCGATCGCCGATTAAATCTGCTGCTACTGGTTCGGGAACTATTGCTTCATTTGTTGGTTGAGCATGAGTTTTTTGGTCTTGACGCCTTTCTTTATATTTACGCAGTTGACGGGCAATTTTATCTGCTACCAAGTCAATACTGGCGTATAAGTTTTCGCTGCTTTCCTCAGCACGGATGACGTTACCATTAGCATAAATAGTGACTTCAGCCGCCTGTTTAGTGCTAATTCGCGGATTGCGGGCTACGCTAAGGTGGACATCAACTTCATTTGTGATGTTCTGAAAATGACTAACTGCTCTTTCTATTTTTTGATGCACATACTCCCGAATTGCATCGGTGATTTCAATATTTTTGCCGTGGATGACAAGCTTCATGTAAACTCTCCCGCTCAATATAGGATGTGAATTATGTTGTGGATGACATTAAATTGCGGTTAGGTCTATCACTGCCGCTAAAACAGATATAAACTATTGTGATTTAACGCTGCTGTACGTAATATCATCATTGATTACTGCCCCTTTTTTGTCTTCACGTGATGCACCTCCCAATCTCTGCACTGATATTCAACTGGTTGCTAGGCAATTGGACATCCGCACAATCTTTTGTAGGGGGTTTGCTTGTTTTTGACGATAACACAGGTAATCTGGCAATTGTTATCCTGTTATGATACGCAAACAATTTACAAACAATTCATTCTGCGTCATCAGCCAGTCTTTTTTATAGGCTTGCTAGTTTTGAATCGACTGTGGTTTGCAAACCAGATAATTAAGCCTTGGTTTTTGGCATTAATTATATTTAACCAGCAAACTTGCCTAAGTTTGGGAATTTTGGCTGATTGTAATTAGGTTTCTGACAATTTAGTCAAGCTCCCAGCACCATTGAGGTTATATATTCAAACTAGCACTTTGTATTTGCCAATGCCAATTCCGTTGATGTTCCTTTAAAATCCTTTGCAAAGCTTGACATTTATTGGTGCCAATCTGCTAACTTGCAATATATTTTGTCTCCGTCCCTATTGATTTTTGGCATGATCCGTAGTACCTCGATGTCTCAACACCGTTGTTTGTTATATAATCATGGGTTGTTGCCTTATTTAGATGCTTTGCAATGGCAGAGATTGCTGGTAGGCGATCGCATTCACAACCCCAGTCTCGATGACGTGTTAATCTTGCTAGAGCATCCCCCTGTCTACACTTTGGGACAAGGCGCTAATCCAGAATTTCTCAAATTTAGTCTTGACAAAACTGAGTATGATGTGTATCGAGTTGAACGAGGCGGTGAAGTTACTTACCATTGTCCCGGTCAATTGGTGGGGTATCCAATTTTAAATCTGCAACATTATCGTCAAGATCTCCACTGGTACTTACGCCAACTCGAAGAAATCTTAATTCGTGTTCTAGCAGTTTACGGGTTGCGGGGAGAACGCCTACCATCTTTTACTGGAGTTTGGTTAGAAGGTCGAAAAGTCGCCGCCATTGGGATTAAAGTCAGCCGTTGGGTGACAATGCATGGCTTTTCATTAAACGTTTGTCCAGATATGACAGGCTTTGGGCAAATTGTACCTTGTGGCATTCCTGATAAGCCGGTCGCTAGTTTAGCTGAATGGATTCCAGGTATTACCTGTCAAGAGGTACGTTCTTATGTAGCAGAGTCCTTTGCTGAAGTCTTTGGCGTGGAATTAGTCGCGTCATTCCCGGACATCACCAGAGATGAAAAAGGGACTGGGGACTAGATAAGTTTTGAGGCGTTGTTTGTAGTTGCGCTTCTCTAGGTTCCCTACGGGACGCTACGCATAAGCGGCGCAATTACGAACATATTTTTAAGTCAGCATAAATATTTTTTCCGGTTAGAGGAAAATCAACGTGTAATTACTTAATAAATACAGACAAAATCTAGCAGAGGTATCCAGTTAGACATTTGTTTACCAAACCTAGAAGATGATGTTTAGATACTTTAAAACCAAACTTTTGTTTCGCCGAAATCAACCACCAGATTGCATGTGAATTACTCAACAAATATAGAGGTATATGCCCTACAATCAACATCCCTTAAAGACCGTGACTGGAAAGCTCTATTAGAGTTGTTTGATCGGGAAGATGCTGATGACATTGAAGCCGATATTCACAGTAATTTGCTGATGCTAGTACCTGAACCATGTTGGGAAGATGATCCCTTTGATTTCTTGAGCGAGTATCTTTAGGAACTCCTAATTCCCCATTCGCTAAGACTTTAATTTATTCGCCTGGCGATACTCCCAAGGATTAACAAACTTAGCATCACTCCAAACTCCAACTTTTTGCTTTTGTGCTTCGGCTTCGGCTTGTAAAACTAAGTCTTTACTGGGACATTTATTTAAATAGGGACGATACACTTTTACTAGTCCTTCGCGCAACAAAACTTGTTGCACAAAAGTGCCATCTTTTAGGCGAATTTCGGCAACTTTTCTGCCATAACGATCACTATCTGTAATATTTAAGGTTACGCGATCGCCTGCTTTGTTTACCAATTCCTGTAAGCGTTCTTGCGCCTTTGTACCCCAGCTAAATTGATTGAGGTCGCTGGCGCGGTTACTTTGCTTTTCTTTATTAGTATGAGGTATTTCTGGTGCATCAATGCAGGCAAAGCGGACATTTATTTTTCTCCCTTTGGAGTCTTTTACTGCTAAAGTATCACCATCACTAACGCGCTCAACTAAGTCTCCTGTGGGAGCAAAAAAGCGTTCGCACCCCATCAAGCCCAAAATGATGAAGGTTGTACACAGCCAAAATATTACTTGTTTATTTAACTTTGCCATTTCAATCTCCCAAATTACCTCTGAAGGATGATACTAGCAAAATGAAGGCTCTTTTGGTTTAACTATTTGTAACTTATTTGACATGCTGCCAATGGCAATTAATACCTTTTTCCCAGGATTGATTGCTATTTGGCAGGGATTTAGGGGAAATAATATTTTTGACCAATCCTGATCATAGCTTATTGCTTTAGGCGGATGACAAAAGAATATCAGTTTTGGTTATCAGTTAATAATTTTGATTTTGGGGGATATTTTTGTTGATTGAATTCTGTTTATCCCCCCCACGATAAGCAAGGGATTGCGCTAGCATATCTTATACTTGGACTTTCGTACAAATTATACTCATACCGAACGAAATTCCCCAGAGGAGGGTGTGATGATAGATTGGTTAGTTGCTTGGGGAGTAGCTAATTCTTTTGGGTTAGCTTTTAAGGCGGTACTAGAAAAATTGGCGCAAGCAGCCTTAGAAGATTATGTTAAGGATTTCTTTAAAGGCTGCATTAAGGATTTAACTCATCTAGCTAAAGCTAAACCGTTAAAAGTTGCCTATGGGCAAGCAAATAAGTTATTCTTGGATTTGGTACAGGAGGAGTTAGAAGATGCTGGGTTGGAAGAAAAGGAAATTAAGCAGGAATATAGCGAGTCTGTAGATCAATTTATTAACCATAAAACTGTGATTGAAACTCTTGGTCAACCATTAGAAGCAGTTCTGGATATTGATTTTGTAGATGATAAGCCAGCTGTTGATGTGAAACTGACACAAATTTGGCATGATTTAAACTTAAAGCCTTTACCCAGGGAATTTCAATGGCAACATGTTACCAAGGTTTATTGTCGGAAGGTAAGAGCGATCGCGCAGGAATCGGAGGAGTTACGTCAACTATTAGATTCAGCGAATTTGGCAAAAATGCGGGAACGCCTGGAAGAAAATTCCCCCATAGTTGCAGATTTTGACTTTAGTCGTTATCAAAAGGGCTTAAAAACAGCTTATAGCAGGTTGCGGCTGGATAGCTTAGACACGAGCGGTTGTAATTATACGCTGCAATTATGGAATATATTTGTGCCGCAAAATCTGCGAGAAATGACACCTTATCCTGGATTTAGTTGCTCAATTTTAGATATACTCAACGAAAAACAAACTTACAAATATACAGTTATTTTAGGTAATCCTGGCTCTGGTAAGTCTACTTTGGCTCAGTATAAAGCGTTGGATTGGGCAATAACTCAATCGAGTTATCTTTCGGTTCAAGAATTGCCTTTATTAATTGAATTACGTAATTATCTAGAAAATCGTGAGCGGCTGTTATGTAGTAATTTTCTGGAATATTTCCATAAAGGGACTGGGGTAGTTGGTGGTACGCTCAATCAAATTGAACTAGATAAATGGCTGAAAAATAATCAAGCAATTGTTTTGTTTGATGGTTTGGATGAGGTGTTAAATGATCGAGAGCGAGAAAATGTAGTTATTGATATTATTAACTTCACTCATCGTTATCCCCAAGCGCGAGTGATTGTCACATCTCGGATCATTGGTTATGAACAGCAGCAACACCGATTCCGCAATGCTAATTTTCGCGAGTTTGTAATTCAAGAATTAGCGCCAGAGCAAATCCACGATTTTGTTAGCAAATGGCATGAATTAGCTTTTGATGACAAATATGATGCCGAAAAAAAACGCGATCGCCTGCAAAAATCCATAGAAAATTACTTTGCGTTTCGGGAACTGGCGGGAAATCCCTTGCTACTAACTATGATGGCTATTCTGAATCGACATGAGGAATTACCAAGGGATAGAGCCACCCTCTATGAGCGAGCCTCAGAGGTTTTACTACAGCGTTGGGATGGCGATAAAAACTTACCAGAAGACAAAAGATTAGACCCCAAATTAAGCAATTATCTCGACTACAAAGCCAAACAGGAGATGTTGCGGTTAGTTGCTTACCGAATGCAAGCTTCAGCAGGTACTTTGGCGCAAAGCTTGGTGATTAGTCAAGCAGATTTAGAAGATATTCTGACTAACTATCTCCAAAATATTGTACCAAACAAAGAAGCTAAATTGGTAGCCAGAGTTTTACGAGAACAGCTAACGACTCGCAGCTTTATTTTATGTTTCTTGGGTGGCGATGTTTATGGGTTTATGCATCGAACTTTTCTGGAATATTTCTGTGCCTTATATTATGCTGAACAATATGAAAAAAAACGCCAGATTACTTTGGAATATCTTAAGCAAGAAATTTTTGGTAATCACTGGCATGATCCATCCTGGTATGAGGTGTTAGCTTTGATTTTGGGAAAAATTTATGAAAAATTCGCCAGCGAAATTATTGATTATCTCATCGACCAAGACGGACGAGCATACAATTTTATCAATTTGTTTCTCGCTCATCAATGTCTGTGTAATGTGAGAAATCACCGTCAGATGCAATCAACCGCTAATAAGCTCTTGGAAAAGTTTCAACAGTTAGCAGTAAGTCAGGATGGGCTGACAGATACTATACGCAATCAAGCAGTTGCAGCTATAGCGGTACTGGAAGATTTACCATCCTAACTATAGAATGAAAGACAGGGCGTTAATTAAGGTATCTTAGTTATCAGGCGCATCGTGGGAGATGGCGACCTACCCTTACGGGTTTTGTCCCATTGGTGTCGTGTTTCCCTCCCAAGGATGATAACTGTTAACTGTTACATAGAGGTGGAGGACGTTTTTCGCTGCTGCAAAATGGTGGTGTGTGTGTATGAACTTTTATCCAAAAAATATTGGGAAGTTACCTATTTATCATGAACCTCGTAGATGCTTGGGGAGTGAGTAGTACACTTGGGTTTTTCTTCAAGACTCTCCTAGAAGAACTAGCGCAGGAAGAGTTAGCAGCATATACCCAAACTTTTTTCCCAGATGTAATTCCAGAATCGCAGGGAACTTGGCTCAAAGACAAATTCACGGTTGCTTTCGGTCAAGGATTGAAGGAATTTTTGCATCTGGTACAAAAGGGATTGGAAGATACAGACTGTTCGGACTCCAAAGTGAAACAGTACATTAACCCCTTGAGACAGTTTATTCGCCATCAAGCTGTACTAGCAGAACTAGGAAAGCCTTTTGCTGATGTTGCTTGTGATGCTGCTAGTTTAGCAGCCATTTGGTACAAGTTAGATTTGCCACAGCTACCAGATGAATTTCCCTGGAAACGCATTACCGTTCGGTATAAGAAAAAAGTGGAAGCTATCATTCGAGAGTCGGATGATTTATCGTTTATTCTCCAACAAGACAGCCATAATAATCCTGTTTTTTTGATGGGTTATCGGGAGATAATCAAAAAAACTTATGGTTGTCTCCGTCTCGATATCATTGATCCTACAGGCTACAACTACAATCTGAAGTTATGGAATATGTTTGTACCTCAAAATGTCCGTGAGGTACAGGAAGCATTACCACAGGTTTATGAGCTACCAAAAGAGTTTTTAGAACGACTAAAAAAGTCAGAAAAAATTGAAGAAACCGATATTGCGCCGGAAGTTTTAGAATATTATAAACAAGTTGATTATCAACAACAGCCTCACTCGGTTTTAGATATCATCAAAGATGAAAAAACTTACCTGTATACCGTAATCTTGGGTAATCCTGGTTCGGGAAAGTCGAGTTTATTGCAATATCTAGCCCTGGAATGGGCAGAATCGCCGATTACAAAGTTACCTGATCTGCCGATTCCTTTACTTGTTGAATTAAGAACCTATATCCAAGCTCAACATGATCAAAAATCTCCCAATCCCTTAGATTTTTTTCAGCCAGATAGTGGTTTCATTTCTCCTCTAAATCCACCGCAATTATATCAAATACATCAATTACTACAACAAGGCAAAGCTTTTGTGATGTTTGATGGCTTAGATGAGGTAGTTGAGCATCGTAAAAGAGAACAGGTAATTACAGAGATTATTCACTTTACCAAAATCTATCCTCATGTGCGGATGCTGGTAACATCTCGCGTGATTAGCTATCAACCACAACGGTTACGCGATGC
The Gloeotrichia echinulata CP02 DNA segment above includes these coding regions:
- a CDS encoding thermonuclease family protein; amino-acid sequence: MAKLNKQVIFWLCTTFIILGLMGCERFFAPTGDLVERVSDGDTLAVKDSKGRKINVRFACIDAPEIPHTNKEKQSNRASDLNQFSWGTKAQERLQELVNKAGDRVTLNITDSDRYGRKVAEIRLKDGTFVQQVLLREGLVKVYRPYLNKCPSKDLVLQAEAEAQKQKVGVWSDAKFVNPWEYRQANKLKS
- the raiA gene encoding ribosome-associated translation inhibitor RaiA; this encodes MKLVIHGKNIEITDAIREYVHQKIERAVSHFQNITNEVDVHLSVARNPRISTKQAAEVTIYANGNVIRAEESSENLYASIDLVADKIARQLRKYKERRQDQKTHAQPTNEAIVPEPVAADLIGDRTPELPSEVVRTKYFSMPPMTLTEALEQLQLVGHDFYMFQNSETGEINVIYERNHGGYGVIQPRHNNGHTNGHTNGKNGKAVQANMIMAEKSHHK
- the lipB gene encoding lipoyl(octanoyl) transferase LipB codes for the protein MIRSTSMSQHRCLLYNHGLLPYLDALQWQRLLVGDRIHNPSLDDVLILLEHPPVYTLGQGANPEFLKFSLDKTEYDVYRVERGGEVTYHCPGQLVGYPILNLQHYRQDLHWYLRQLEEILIRVLAVYGLRGERLPSFTGVWLEGRKVAAIGIKVSRWVTMHGFSLNVCPDMTGFGQIVPCGIPDKPVASLAEWIPGITCQEVRSYVAESFAEVFGVELVASFPDITRDEKGTGD
- a CDS encoding NACHT domain-containing protein codes for the protein MIDWLVAWGVANSFGLAFKAVLEKLAQAALEDYVKDFFKGCIKDLTHLAKAKPLKVAYGQANKLFLDLVQEELEDAGLEEKEIKQEYSESVDQFINHKTVIETLGQPLEAVLDIDFVDDKPAVDVKLTQIWHDLNLKPLPREFQWQHVTKVYCRKVRAIAQESEELRQLLDSANLAKMRERLEENSPIVADFDFSRYQKGLKTAYSRLRLDSLDTSGCNYTLQLWNIFVPQNLREMTPYPGFSCSILDILNEKQTYKYTVILGNPGSGKSTLAQYKALDWAITQSSYLSVQELPLLIELRNYLENRERLLCSNFLEYFHKGTGVVGGTLNQIELDKWLKNNQAIVLFDGLDEVLNDRERENVVIDIINFTHRYPQARVIVTSRIIGYEQQQHRFRNANFREFVIQELAPEQIHDFVSKWHELAFDDKYDAEKKRDRLQKSIENYFAFRELAGNPLLLTMMAILNRHEELPRDRATLYERASEVLLQRWDGDKNLPEDKRLDPKLSNYLDYKAKQEMLRLVAYRMQASAGTLAQSLVISQADLEDILTNYLQNIVPNKEAKLVARVLREQLTTRSFILCFLGGDVYGFMHRTFLEYFCALYYAEQYEKKRQITLEYLKQEIFGNHWHDPSWYEVLALILGKIYEKFASEIIDYLIDQDGRAYNFINLFLAHQCLCNVRNHRQMQSTANKLLEKFQQLAVSQDGLTDTIRNQAVAAIAVLEDLPS
- a CDS encoding acyltransferase family protein; the protein is MRLTSLDVFRGITIAGMILVNMAGVTDDIYPPLAHADWNGCTPTDLVFPFFLFIVGVAMTFSLSKYTEGNKPTKAVYWRILRRAAILFALGLLLNGFWNKGVWTFDLSSIRIMGVLQRISLSYLFASLTVLKLPRKGQWILAGVLLIGYWLTMMYVPVPGYGAGVLTREGNLGAYIDRLIIPTAHLYKGDGFNFLGDPEGLFSTIPAVVSVLAGYFTGNWIRNQSVQSRTSIGLGLFGVGCLIIAWAWGWTFPINKKIWTSSYVLFTSGWALLLLAACYELIEVRLIRRWSKPFEIMGLNAIALFVASVLLIKILVKTTIGTGDKAPSTYNWIYQNIFASWAGTFNGSLLFAIVTVLLWLVVAYVMYHKRWFIKV
- a CDS encoding peroxiredoxin, with the protein product MTVKVGDTAPNFTLTGQNGSSVSLEEFRGKNAVVLYFYPKDDTPGCTIESCAFRDQYEVFKTAGAEVIGVSGDSPESHQKFASKHQLPFTLLSDKGDQVRKLYGATTAFGFIPGRVTYVIDQQGVVQYVFDSMLNFKGHVEEALKTLQALKK